Proteins encoded by one window of Nicotiana tabacum cultivar K326 chromosome 10, ASM71507v2, whole genome shotgun sequence:
- the LOC107831756 gene encoding regulatory protein NPR1-like, giving the protein MDNSRTAFSDSNDISGSSSICCIGGGMTESFSPETSPAEITSLKRLSETLESIFDAASPEFDYFADAKLVIPGAGKEIPVHRCILSARSPFFKNLFCGKKEKNSSKVELKEVMKEYEVSYDAVVSVLAYLYSGKIRPSPKDVCVCVDNECSHVACRPAVAFLVEVLYISFTFQISELVDKFQRHLLDILGKAAADDVMMVLSVANICGKACERLLSSCIEIIVKSNVDIITLDKALPHDIVKQITDSRAELGLQGPESNGFPDKHVKRIHRALDSDDVELLQMLLREGHTTLDDAYALHYAVAYCDAKTTAELLDLALADVNHQNSRGYTVLHVAAMRKEPKIIVSLLTKGARPSDLTSDGRKALQIAKRLTRLVDFSKSPEEGKSASKDRLCIEILEQAERRDPLLGEASVSLAMAGDDLRMKLLYLENRVGLAKLLFPMEAKVAMDIAQVDGTSEFPLASISKKMVNAQRTTVDLNEAPFRIKEEHLNRLRALSRTVELGKRFFPRCSEVLNKIMDADDLSEIAYMGNDTAEERQLKKQRYMELQEILTKAFTEDKEEFDKTNNISSSCSSTSKGVDKPNKLPFRK; this is encoded by the exons ATGGATAATAGTAGGACTGCGTTTTCGGATTCGAATGACATCAGCGGAAGCAGTAGTATATGCTGCATCGGCGGCGGCATGACGGAATCATTCTCGCCGGAAACTTCGCCGGCGGAGATTACTTCACTGAAACGCCTCTCGGAAACATTGGAATCTATCTTCGATGCGGCTTCTCCGGAGTTTGACTACTTCGCCGACGCTAAGCTTGTGATTCCCGGCGCCGGTAAGGAAATTCCGGTGCACCGGTGCATTTTGTCGGCGAGGAGTCCGTTCTTTAAGAATTTGTTCTGCGGGAAAAAGGAGAAGAATAGTAGTAAGGTGGAATTAAAGGAAGTGATGAAAGAGTATGAAGTGAGCTATGATGCTGTGGTGAGTGTGTTGGCCTATTTGTATAGTGGAAAAATTAGGCCTTCACCTAAAGATGTGTGTGTTTGTGTGGACAACGAGTGCTCTCATGTGGCGTGTAGGCCAGCTGTAGCGTTCCTTGTTGAGGTTTTGTACATATCTTTTACCTTTCAGATCTCTGAATTGGTCGACAAGTTTCAG AGACACCTACTGGATATTCTTGGCAAAGCTGCAGCAGACGATGTAATGATGGTTTTATCTGTTGCAAATATTTGTGGTAAAGCATGCGAGAGATTGCTTTCAAGCTGCATTGAGATTATTGTCAAGTCTAATGTTGATATCATAACCCTTGATAAGGCCTTGCCTCATGACATTGTAAAACAAATTACCGATTCACGAGCAGAACTTGGTCTACAAGGGCCTGAAAGCAATGGTTTTCCTGATAAACATGTTAAGAGGATACATAGGGCATTAGATTCTGATGATGTTGAATTACTGCAGATGTTGCTAAGAGAGGGGCATACTACTCTAGATGATGCATATGCTCTCCACTATGCTGTAGCATATTGCGATGCAAAGACTACAGCAGAACTTCTAGATCTTGCACTTGCTGAtgttaatcatcaaaattcaagagGATACACAGTGCTGCATGTTGCAGCCATGAGGAAAGAGCCTAAAATTATAGTGTCCCTTTTAACCAAAGGAGCTAGACCTTCTGATCTGACATCCGATGGCAGAAAAGCACTTCAAATTGCCAAGAGGCTCACTAGGCTTGTGGATTTCAGTAAGTCTCCAGAGGAAGGAAAATCTGCTTCGAAGGATCGGTTATGCATTGAGATTCTGGAGCAAGCAGAAAGAAGAGATCCACTGCTAGGAGAAGCTTCTGTATCTCTTGCTATGGCGGGCGATGATTTGCGTATGAAGCTGTTATATCTTGAAAATAGAG TTGGCCTGGCTAAACTCCTTTTTCCAATGGAAGCAAAAGTTGCAATGGACATTGCTCAAGTTGATGGCACTTCTGAGTTCCCACTGGCTAGCATCAGCAAAAAGATGGTTAATGCACAGAGGACAACAGTAGATTTGAACGAGGCTCCTTTCAGGATAAAAGAGGAGCACTTGAATCGGCTTAGAGCACTCTCTAGAACTG TGGAACTTGGAAAACGCTTCTTTCCACGATGTTCAGAAGTTCTAAATAAGATCATGGATGCTGATGACTTGTCTGAGATAGCTTACATGGGGAATGATACGGCGGAAGAGCGTCAACTGAAGAAGCAAAGGTACATGGAACTTCAAGAAATTCTGACTAAAGCATTCACTGAGGATAAAGAAGAATTTGATAAGACTAACAACATTTCCTCATCTTGTTCCTCTACATCTAAGGGAGTAGATAAGCCCAATAAGCTCCCTTTTAGGAAATAG